A region of the Burkholderia pyrrocinia genome:
GGCGCCCGTCGTACGGAGCGGCATGCATTGCGGAATTGGGGGATGGATCGTTTAAACGTCGTGCGGTGCGATGTCCGGCCCGATCAAGCAATTCGTCCAGCCCAGTCAAGAGCGGCGCGCACCGTCTGGCTAAAGTCGAGCCCACGACACCTCTATACAAGGAGACAGACCGTGGTCGACCAAGCCGTAGCCGAATTCTGGCAAAACATTGCGCCGATTGCCAATCCGTTCAAGCCCGATGCGCTGCCCGAAGCGTATATCGCGAACGCGGCCACCGACGACGAACGTTATTACGTTCCGTTCACCGAAACGGTTTCGTCGCGGCCGCTGTGGATCTCGCCGTCGCAGAACAAATGGTGCGACATCCTGATGGCGAAGGAAGCGGGGCTCGTGAACCGGCACTATCACCCGCACGAGGTGTTCGCATACACGCTGTCCGGCAAATGGGGCTACCTGGAACACGAATGGACCGCGACGAAGGGCGATTTCGTGTACGAGACGCCGGGCGAAGGCCACACGCTCGTCGCGTTCGACCATCCCGAGCCGATGCGCGCGTTCTTCATCGTCAAGGGGCCGCTGATCTGGCTCGACGACGAAGGCAACCCCGACGGCTATTTCGACGTGCATTCGTACATCGCGATGTGCAAGGCCCACTACGAGAAGGTCGGCCTCGGCGCGCAGGCGATCGAGAAGCTGTTCCGCTGACCCGCGACGAGGCCGGCCATGACATCCCAATCCTCCCCCAAGCTTTCATGGACGTACGAGAACAGGCTGCTGCTGATCCTGTTCATGACGTTCGGTTTCGTGTTCTTCGACCGCCTGGCGCTGTCGTTCCTGTTCCCGTTCATGTCCGCCGAACTGCACCTGACGAATGCGCAGCTCGGCATGGTGTCG
Encoded here:
- a CDS encoding 2,4'-dihydroxyacetophenone dioxygenase family protein, yielding MVDQAVAEFWQNIAPIANPFKPDALPEAYIANAATDDERYYVPFTETVSSRPLWISPSQNKWCDILMAKEAGLVNRHYHPHEVFAYTLSGKWGYLEHEWTATKGDFVYETPGEGHTLVAFDHPEPMRAFFIVKGPLIWLDDEGNPDGYFDVHSYIAMCKAHYEKVGLGAQAIEKLFR